A genomic stretch from Telopea speciosissima isolate NSW1024214 ecotype Mountain lineage chromosome 7, Tspe_v1, whole genome shotgun sequence includes:
- the LOC122669617 gene encoding phosphatidylinositol/phosphatidylcholine transfer protein SFH9-like isoform X2 produces the protein MPGEGFLIQEDERVRKSDYEISEDERRRTRIGSIKKKAMSASTRFSHTLRKRGNKRVGDCRFPSVSIEDVRDAKEEEAVNVFRQALLKKDLLPSRFDDYHTMRRFLKARKFDLEKTVQMWSDMLKWRKEYGVESIVQDFVYDEFEEVQRYYPHGYHGVDKEGRPVYIERLGKIEPTKLMDVTTVDRFLKYHVQGFEKNFSEKFPACSIAAKRHINSSTTILDVQGLNWMSFSKVAHELITRMQKMDGDNYPETLHLMFIVNAGSGFKLLWNTVKGFLDPKTTSKIIVLGNKYQNKLLEHIDPSQLPDFLGGSCSCPNEGGCMRSSKGPWNDPEIMKILSNEISSAESGSDVEVSSTGLRISSFTQLTTLREEERIDDLLALRSQAESVGIATTVEDVSSADASIDNVTERRLKKFISRLTTLVARFLLEVLAVLHIVRFGFGKIVSVNNASERLENQRIPESANPNSEDQLASQAAREDLIRPCLQRLQSLEALVAELTNKPVKIPPEKDIMLLESLSRIKSIEYDLQKTKKALHATASKQVELAESLENIKETNLRKNSCWFKNCRPPPPGS, from the exons ATGCCAG gcGAGGGATTTTTAATTCAAGAAGATGAACGGGTGAGAAAATCCGATTATGAAATATCTGAGGACGAGAGGAGAAGGACTCGGATCGGATCTATTAAGAAGAAGGCAATGAGTGCTTCAACCAGGTTTTCACACACTCTCAGGAAAAGAGGCAATAAGCGAGTCGGCGACTGTCGGTTTCCATCTGTATCAATCGAAGATGTTCGAGAtgcaaaggaggaagaagcgGTGAATGTGTTTCGTCAGGCTCTGCTCAAGAAAGATCTTCTTCCATCCCGCTTTGATGATTATCATACAATGAGAAG ATTTTTGAAAGCAAGAAAATTTGATCTTGAAAAAACTGTCCAGATGTGGTCAGATATGCTGAAGTGGAGAAAGGAGTATGGGGTTGAATCTATTGTACAA gattttGTTTATGATGAATTTGAAGAGGTTCAACGTTATTACCCTCACGGTTACCATGGGGTGGACAAAGAGGGAAGGCCTGTTTATATTGAGAGACTTGGCAAAATTGAGCCTACTAAACTTATGGATGTTACCACCGTGGACCGGTTTTTAAAGTACCATGTTCAGGGGTTTGAAAAGAACTTTTCAGAGAAGTTTCCAGCGTGTTCTATTGCTGCAAAAAGGCATATTAACTCATCAACGACAATTTTGGATGTACAAGGACTG AACTGGATGAGTTTCAGCAAGGTTGCACATGAATTGATTACACGCATGCAAAAAATGGATGGTGACAACTATCCTGAG ACATTGCATCTGATGTTCATTGTTAATGCTGGAAGTGGTTTCAAACTGCTATGGAACACTGTAAAAGGATTTCTTGATCCAAAAACTACCTCAAAGATAATT GTTTTAGGAAATAAATATCAGAACAAACTGCTGGAACATATAGACCCAAG CCAACTGCCGGATTTCCTAGGTGGCTCTTGTTCATGCCCGAATGAAGGAGGGTGCATGAGATCTAGTAAGGGACCATGGAATGATCCAGAAATAATGAAG ATCTTAAGTAATGAAATATCCTCTGCTGAGTCAGGATCAGATGTTGAAGTCTCATCAACTGGGCTAAGAATTTCTAGCTTCACACAATTAACAACACTCCGTGAAGAA GAAAGAATAGATGATCTTTTAGCCCTCCGCAGCCAGGCTGAATCAGTTGGCATTGCCACCACAGTTGAAGATGTCAGTTCAGCAG ATGCTTCAATTGATAATGTCACGGAAAGAAGGCTGAAGAAGTTCATTTCTCGTTTAACAACTTTAGTGGCTCGGTTCTTACTTGAAGTGTTAGCTGTCCTACATATTGTacgttttgggtttgggaagatTGTTTCAGTGAATAATGCCAGTGAGCGGTTGGAAAACCAACGTATTCCAGAATCAGCTAATCCAAATTCTGAAGACCAACTTGCTTCACAGGCTGCCAGGGAGGACTTAATCCGTCCTTGTTTGCAGAGGCTACAAAGTTTAGAAGCATTGGTAGCTGAACTGACCAATAAACCAGTGAAAATCCCTCCAGAGAAAGATATCATGCTTCTGGAGTCATTGAGTCGTATTAAATCCATAGAATATGACTTgcagaagacaaagaaa GCACTACATGCAACAGCATCAAAACAAGTGGAGCTTGCAGAGTCACTGGAGAATATAAAGGAAACTAACCTA agaaagaactcttgCTGGTTTAAGAATTGCAGACCTCCTCCCCCTGGAAGCTGA
- the LOC122669617 gene encoding phosphatidylinositol/phosphatidylcholine transfer protein SFH9-like isoform X1 codes for MPGEGFLIQEDERVRKSDYEISEDERRRTRIGSIKKKAMSASTRFSHTLRKRGNKRVGDCRFPSVSIEDVRDAKEEEAVNVFRQALLKKDLLPSRFDDYHTMRRFLKARKFDLEKTVQMWSDMLKWRKEYGVESIVQDFVYDEFEEVQRYYPHGYHGVDKEGRPVYIERLGKIEPTKLMDVTTVDRFLKYHVQGFEKNFSEKFPACSIAAKRHINSSTTILDVQGLNWMSFSKVAHELITRMQKMDGDNYPETLHLMFIVNAGSGFKLLWNTVKGFLDPKTTSKIIVLGNKYQNKLLEHIDPSQLPDFLGGSCSCPNEGGCMRSSKGPWNDPEIMKILSNEISSAESGSDVEVSSTGLRISSFTQLTTLREEVSQERIDDLLALRSQAESVGIATTVEDVSSADASIDNVTERRLKKFISRLTTLVARFLLEVLAVLHIVRFGFGKIVSVNNASERLENQRIPESANPNSEDQLASQAAREDLIRPCLQRLQSLEALVAELTNKPVKIPPEKDIMLLESLSRIKSIEYDLQKTKKALHATASKQVELAESLENIKETNLRKNSCWFKNCRPPPPGS; via the exons ATGCCAG gcGAGGGATTTTTAATTCAAGAAGATGAACGGGTGAGAAAATCCGATTATGAAATATCTGAGGACGAGAGGAGAAGGACTCGGATCGGATCTATTAAGAAGAAGGCAATGAGTGCTTCAACCAGGTTTTCACACACTCTCAGGAAAAGAGGCAATAAGCGAGTCGGCGACTGTCGGTTTCCATCTGTATCAATCGAAGATGTTCGAGAtgcaaaggaggaagaagcgGTGAATGTGTTTCGTCAGGCTCTGCTCAAGAAAGATCTTCTTCCATCCCGCTTTGATGATTATCATACAATGAGAAG ATTTTTGAAAGCAAGAAAATTTGATCTTGAAAAAACTGTCCAGATGTGGTCAGATATGCTGAAGTGGAGAAAGGAGTATGGGGTTGAATCTATTGTACAA gattttGTTTATGATGAATTTGAAGAGGTTCAACGTTATTACCCTCACGGTTACCATGGGGTGGACAAAGAGGGAAGGCCTGTTTATATTGAGAGACTTGGCAAAATTGAGCCTACTAAACTTATGGATGTTACCACCGTGGACCGGTTTTTAAAGTACCATGTTCAGGGGTTTGAAAAGAACTTTTCAGAGAAGTTTCCAGCGTGTTCTATTGCTGCAAAAAGGCATATTAACTCATCAACGACAATTTTGGATGTACAAGGACTG AACTGGATGAGTTTCAGCAAGGTTGCACATGAATTGATTACACGCATGCAAAAAATGGATGGTGACAACTATCCTGAG ACATTGCATCTGATGTTCATTGTTAATGCTGGAAGTGGTTTCAAACTGCTATGGAACACTGTAAAAGGATTTCTTGATCCAAAAACTACCTCAAAGATAATT GTTTTAGGAAATAAATATCAGAACAAACTGCTGGAACATATAGACCCAAG CCAACTGCCGGATTTCCTAGGTGGCTCTTGTTCATGCCCGAATGAAGGAGGGTGCATGAGATCTAGTAAGGGACCATGGAATGATCCAGAAATAATGAAG ATCTTAAGTAATGAAATATCCTCTGCTGAGTCAGGATCAGATGTTGAAGTCTCATCAACTGGGCTAAGAATTTCTAGCTTCACACAATTAACAACACTCCGTGAAGAA GTTTCTCAGGAAAGAATAGATGATCTTTTAGCCCTCCGCAGCCAGGCTGAATCAGTTGGCATTGCCACCACAGTTGAAGATGTCAGTTCAGCAG ATGCTTCAATTGATAATGTCACGGAAAGAAGGCTGAAGAAGTTCATTTCTCGTTTAACAACTTTAGTGGCTCGGTTCTTACTTGAAGTGTTAGCTGTCCTACATATTGTacgttttgggtttgggaagatTGTTTCAGTGAATAATGCCAGTGAGCGGTTGGAAAACCAACGTATTCCAGAATCAGCTAATCCAAATTCTGAAGACCAACTTGCTTCACAGGCTGCCAGGGAGGACTTAATCCGTCCTTGTTTGCAGAGGCTACAAAGTTTAGAAGCATTGGTAGCTGAACTGACCAATAAACCAGTGAAAATCCCTCCAGAGAAAGATATCATGCTTCTGGAGTCATTGAGTCGTATTAAATCCATAGAATATGACTTgcagaagacaaagaaa GCACTACATGCAACAGCATCAAAACAAGTGGAGCTTGCAGAGTCACTGGAGAATATAAAGGAAACTAACCTA agaaagaactcttgCTGGTTTAAGAATTGCAGACCTCCTCCCCCTGGAAGCTGA